The following proteins come from a genomic window of Natronosalvus vescus:
- a CDS encoding HalOD1 output domain-containing protein, translated as MTAPSSPQVNAADSGVPNTTYFTHDWTDADDLTTDVVMAVAEMTGKDETEIECVHDRLNPESLNTLFSQTETERYTPDSLIMFSLEGCSITVYSSGLVVVQGE; from the coding sequence ATGACCGCACCATCATCACCACAAGTCAACGCAGCCGATTCGGGCGTTCCAAATACCACGTACTTCACCCACGATTGGACGGACGCTGACGACCTCACGACCGACGTCGTCATGGCCGTCGCTGAAATGACCGGCAAGGACGAGACCGAAATCGAGTGCGTGCACGACCGTCTCAATCCCGAATCCCTCAATACGCTCTTTTCCCAGACCGAGACCGAACGGTACACGCCGGATAGTCTGATAATGTTCTCACTCGAGGGGTGTTCTATCACCGTGTACAGTTCCGGGTTAGTCGTGGTGCAAGGCGAGTAA